The window ACAAACGTATAGATACTTTAGCTTACGATACGCAGTCTAATGCATTCATTATAATTGAATATAAGAGAAGTAAAAATATAAGTGTAGTAGATCAAGGATTTACATATTTAAGTTTAATGCTTGAAAACAAAGCGGATTTTATAGTTGAGTATAACGAAACTTTAAAACAAAATTTAAAGCGTACAGATGTAGATTGGAGTCAAACAAGAGTAGTATTTGTTTCTACAAGTTTTACCGAAAATCAAAGAACAGCAACAAACTTTAAGGATATAGCTATTGAGTTGTGGGAAGTTAAACGCTATGAAAACAATTTAATTAGTGTAAACCAAATAAAGAAAAGTAAATCTGCTGAAAGTATTAAGCCAATTACATCAAGTAATACGAAGTTAGATAATATCACTAAAGAAATTAAAGTTTATTCAGAAGAAGACCACACATTAAATAAGTCTGATGGTGCTGTAGAGTTATATGAA is drawn from Lacinutrix sp. WUR7 and contains these coding sequences:
- a CDS encoding DUF5655 domain-containing protein, which produces MILYNLKSKELISVLKEKPFKLEREIQSLFENNLNELMDLQLVKSEFSIKNKRIDTLAYDTQSNAFIIIEYKRSKNISVVDQGFTYLSLMLENKADFIVEYNETLKQNLKRTDVDWSQTRVVFVSTSFTENQRTATNFKDIAIELWEVKRYENNLISVNQIKKSKSAESIKPITSSNTKLDNITKEIKVYSEEDHTLNKSDGAVELYETFRDSILNFKEDIEIIPRKKRIAFIGNRIICDILIQKSGIKLWVNLKSGELDDPKNLMRDVSNIGHWGNGDYELVIKDTENLEYIMSLIKQAI